From Haliotis asinina isolate JCU_RB_2024 chromosome 8, JCU_Hal_asi_v2, whole genome shotgun sequence, a single genomic window includes:
- the LOC137293950 gene encoding BRO1 domain-containing protein BROX-like — MAYWFHRNPLKATAVVTFELHGVSTNDQTRKIFSDLRMTRNKLLELLTDPNHDKIVVEKATNEYFSLLLGMYMSFKQDEPVNKLRKIIKFKWTNTLLGNVTMAQNDVIFEFASMGINVALWYTKHAAKLAAKEDPDMDEAKEVHKCLRIAAGIFTYIKNDLVGQLSTDEEVKGGDTDTRVLEAYINQCTGEAQEVTLARAIEMKHNHSLIAALAAETGQMYQKADDALASLDVKVVGKWRKYFQLKSNFYLAYAHSYNGETLLASDKCGDAIRGLKESVTLYEKASVLAKEYASTKGPGTTARPAEHLFFRRLGPVVKRTLEKCERENGLIYHQKVSYDPPQLELKATYGLVSPEEYQPPSMNPLWTVDTYSKFNVQMAPRPEKTDGKEENLPPVKEKEVPMSDKDPKNVSGCVVS, encoded by the exons ATGGCGTACTGGTTTCATCGAAATCCTTTAAAGGCGACTGCCGTCGTCACTTTTGAGCTTCATGGCGTGTCCACGAATGATCAAACCAGGAAGATATTTAG TGACCTGCGAATGACCCGTAATAAACTGCTGGAGCTCCTAACTGATCCGAACCATGACAAGATCGTTGTGGAGAAGGCCACAAATGAATACTTCTCCCTTCTGCTGGGGATGTACATGTCCTTCAAACAAGATGAGCCTGTGAATAAATTAAGGAAAATTATCAAATTCAAGTGGACCAACACTCTACTTGGGAATGTTACAAT gGCCCAAAATGATGTCATCTTTGAGTTTGCATCCATGGGCATCAATGTGGCCCTGTGGTACACCAAACATGCTGCTAAACTTGCTGCCAAGGAGGA TCCGGACATGGATGAAGCCAAGGAAGTCCACAAGTGTCTGAGGATCGCTGCTGGAATCTTCACTTACATCAAG AATGACCTGGTGGGCCAGTTGTCAACAGATGAGGAGGTGAAGGGTGGAGACACCGACACACGGGTATTGGAGGCGTACATCAACCAGTGCACAGGGGAGGCGCAGGAAG TGACGTTAGCCCGAGCCATCGAGATGAAACACAATCACAGCCTGATAGCAGCACTGGCAGCGGAGACAGGCCAGATGTACCAGAAAGCTG ACGATGCCCTGGCTAGCCTTGACGTCAAGGTAGTTGGCAAGTGGAGGAAATACTTTCAGCTGAAAAGTAACTTCTACCTGGCTTAT GCTCACTCTTACAACGGGGAGACCTTGCTGGCCTCAGACAAGTGTGGAGACGCTATTCGTGGACTGAAAGAGAGTGTCACAT TGTACGAGAAGGCATCGGTGCTGGCTAAGGAGTACGCAAGCACCAAGGGCCCTGGGACAACAGCCCGGCCAGCTGAACACCTGTTCTTCCGCCGCCTTGGACCAGTTGTGAAGAGGACTCTGGAGAagtgtgagagagaaaatgGGTTGAT ATATCACCAGAAGGTGTCGTATGACCCCCCACAACTTGAGTTGAAGGCCACCTATGGACTGGTCAGCCCAGAGGAGTACCAGCCTCCCTCTATGAACCCACTGTGGACTGTCGATACATACAGCAAGTTTAATGTCCAAATGGCTCCCAGACCAGAAAAG